A DNA window from Bacillota bacterium contains the following coding sequences:
- the tilS gene encoding tRNA lysidine(34) synthetase TilS, translating into MPDFRTFQEKVRDFIEENRLLPPGMAVVVGVSGGADSIALLHVLRALAPGYGLRLHVAHLNHLLRPDARKEAAFVQKLARNWGIPVTVGYYRVARLAALRKLGIEEAARQARYRFLFHVARRVSAGRIALGHHAGDRVETVIFNIMRGTGPAGLSGIPARREYIIRPLLGVTKEEIEAYCRDCGLTWLTDPSNLETLYLRNKIRHELLPYLRREFNPNVDRAILRLADIMQEENRFLEKLSESLLQDFARRGKLGEVQFPLPAFLQLPLALRRRVLRTAARTAVGGLRDMGYDHLEDCLAFLAKGPIGGEIHLPHGIRLRKSYGLFTIGQVSETVAELKEVLDKLEIPGKTEVPALGLIFHAQIWARDRESKNGFICSRPGRYQAFFDYDKIKLPLYVRTRRPGDRIRLLGLGGTKKIKNLYSDLKIPRRERERIPLVASDGLIYWVVGYRRSEEAQVTSQTRLILELRASKEIEER; encoded by the coding sequence ATGCCTGATTTTCGAACATTTCAAGAAAAGGTAAGGGATTTTATCGAAGAGAACCGGTTGCTCCCGCCGGGGATGGCGGTCGTTGTGGGGGTATCGGGTGGGGCAGATTCCATCGCCCTGCTCCACGTCCTTAGAGCCCTGGCTCCAGGCTACGGCCTGAGACTTCACGTTGCCCATTTAAACCACCTCCTGCGCCCCGATGCCCGGAAAGAGGCCGCTTTTGTCCAGAAGCTTGCCCGCAACTGGGGGATTCCCGTTACTGTCGGCTATTACCGGGTTGCACGCCTTGCAGCACTCCGGAAATTGGGAATTGAGGAAGCGGCGCGCCAGGCGCGCTACCGGTTTCTTTTTCACGTGGCACGCAGGGTTAGCGCGGGGCGGATCGCTCTCGGACATCATGCGGGTGACCGTGTTGAAACAGTTATCTTCAACATCATGCGCGGCACCGGGCCCGCCGGTTTATCCGGCATCCCGGCCCGGCGCGAGTACATTATTCGCCCCCTGCTGGGGGTCACGAAGGAGGAAATTGAAGCTTATTGCCGGGATTGCGGTCTGACCTGGCTCACCGATCCCTCCAACCTGGAGACCCTTTATCTCCGGAATAAAATCCGGCACGAGCTTTTGCCTTATTTGCGGCGCGAATTCAATCCCAACGTCGACCGGGCAATTTTAAGGCTGGCAGATATCATGCAGGAGGAAAACCGCTTTTTGGAGAAATTGAGTGAGAGTTTGTTGCAAGATTTCGCCCGGCGGGGGAAACTTGGAGAAGTGCAATTTCCTCTCCCGGCCTTCCTGCAACTTCCCCTTGCCCTCCGGCGGCGGGTGCTCCGGACCGCGGCCCGAACTGCAGTTGGTGGTTTACGCGACATGGGTTACGACCACCTTGAGGATTGTCTGGCCTTTCTTGCGAAGGGACCCATTGGCGGAGAAATCCATTTGCCTCACGGTATCAGGCTGAGAAAAAGTTACGGTCTTTTTACGATTGGGCAGGTTTCAGAAACGGTTGCCGAATTGAAAGAAGTTTTAGATAAATTGGAAATACCGGGAAAAACAGAGGTCCCGGCGCTGGGCCTGATTTTCCACGCGCAAATTTGGGCGCGTGACAGGGAGAGCAAAAATGGTTTTATTTGCTCACGCCCCGGGAGGTACCAGGCTTTCTTTGATTATGATAAAATAAAATTGCCTTTATATGTGCGGACGCGCAGACCGGGGGATCGGATCCGACTGTTGGGTTTAGGAGGGACGAAAAAAATCAAGAACCTTTATAGCGACCTGAAGATACCCCGGCGTGAGCGGGAGCGTATTCCCCTTGTTGCTTCTGATGGCTTGATCTACTGGGTCGTGGGTTACAGGAGAAGTGAAGAAGCGCAGGTAACATCTCAAACCAGGCTCATCCTTGAGCTGCGCGCTTCAAAAGAAATTGAAGAGAGATAG